A window of the Henckelia pumila isolate YLH828 chromosome 3, ASM3356847v2, whole genome shotgun sequence genome harbors these coding sequences:
- the LOC140892142 gene encoding protein RRP6-like 2 has translation MDIDQTDEPTPGRTETLRNLATRGSLRTSIGKLSGSSRILPSQKDFYFYNNFPEFKNPVREISEKSKNLLMKIGASEDLLGKAVMFPPDEKTELDDDVANDWLENVNDDVFEMFDVSVDEFKMMRKKEEESGVWKMKVNAVDDDSESGFQMVYGKKNKKMFSSLDANVEEFRVKRQEVKVAEKVKPKIPFHIPTIPRPQDEYKIIVNNLNQPFEHVWLDRSEDGSTFVHYLEKLSVLDFVDKNDSTAEPIKPPPIELTPFKLVEDVNELRRLALKLSNVEEFAVDLEHNHYRSFQGLTCLMQISTRTEDFVIDTLKLRVHIGPYLRPLFKDPTKRKVMHGADRDILWLQRDFSIYVCNMFDTGQASRVLKMERNSLEYLLNHFCGVAANKEYQNADWRLRPLPQEMIAYAREDTHYLLYIYDVLRQKLLMSAAESENSDPPLTEVYKRSYDICSQLYEKELLTDDSYLHIYGLQDAELNTRQLAVVSGLYEWRDVVARAEDESTGYVLPNRNLLELAKQMPVTASKLRHVLRSKHPYIERNIGSVVSIIKHAIRNASAFEEAVEQLKARRLEMVNEENSLAADDSELLPPTAPEVIKTSEEVEIKHSCLRNDSEDATSISSVQYVNKSHVIESSNATISKTELKSAHYPYERNGNERSETDGRAAYVPTETSHESGHPEATSTDMKMSPAAAATAPILKKPSRAFGALFGNSAKRKHNPDKIEQRDTKLEQIKSTVSLPFHIFSGRDEQFQSSVQEYPSITEVPANMEEVPAPATVSTTEDIINLGVDSDTEESAKGNSNSASNHDLNQPANGIAGSASEIDDQDEPMSLSDLSSSFQKFFASQEQPKSSEMVEKFQPSKDFEPFNYAAAREQVKFGDIRRMRTEESKDNTRNRSKRDGKKSSVTVESPNGEEKTDVLPQGRRRLAFPASGNRSATFR, from the exons atgGATATTGATCAAACTGACGAACCAACTCCAGGAAGAACCGAGACTCTGCGGAATCTGGCAACGAGGGGTTCCTTGCGGACGTCAATCGGAAAGCTTTCCGGCTCATCGAGAATCTTACCCTCGCAgaaggatttttatttttataataattttccGGAATTCAAGAACCCTGTTAGAGAAATCAGCGAGAAATCGAAAAATCTTTTGATGAAAATTGGGGCATCGGAAGATTTGTTAGGAAAGGCGGTTATGTTCCCGCCTGATGAAAAGACGGAATTGGACGACGATGTGGCGAACGACTGGCTTGAAAATGTGAATGATGATGTTTTTGAAATGTTTGATGTGTCAGTGGATGAGTTCAAGATGATGCGGAAGAAGGAAGAGGAGAGTGGTGTCTGGAAGATGAAAGTTAATGCTGTTGATGATGATTCCGAAAGTGGGTTTCAGATGGTTTATGGGAAGAAGAATAAGAAAATGTTTTCGAGTTTGGATGCCAATGTGGAAGAATTCAGAGTGAAGCGTCAAGAAGTGAAGGTAGCAGAAAAGGTGAAGCCTAAGATTCCATTTCACATACCCACGATACCCAGGCCGCAAGACGAGTACAAAATCATTGTAAATAATCTGAATCAGCCGTTCGAGCACGTCTGGTTGGATAGGAGTGAAGATGGGTCTACCTTCGTACACTACTTG GAAAAGCTCTCTGTCCTTGACTTCGTTGATAAAAATGATAGCACTGCGGAGCCTATTAAACCTCCTCCAATAGAACTTACCCCATTTAAACTTGTTGAAGATGTGAATGAGTTGAGACGGCTGGCTTTAAAATTGTCTAACGTGGAGGAGTTTGCG GTTGATTTGGAGCATAACCATTACAGGTCTTTTCAAGGCTTGACGTGTTTGATGCAAATTTCCACAAGAACTGAGGATTTTGTGATCGACACACTGAAACTCCGGGTTCACATTGGACCATATCTCAGACCTCTATTCAAAGACCCAACTAAGAGAAAG GTAATGCATGGAGCAGATCGTGACATTCTATGGCTTCAACGAGACTTCAGCATATATGTCTGCAATATGTTTGACACAGGACAG GCCTCGAGAGTATTGAAAATGGAACGTAACAGCCTTGAGTACCTGCTGAATCATTTTTGTGGAGTTGCAGCAAACAAAGA ATACCAAAATGCAGATTGGAGATTACGCCCACTTCCCCAGGAGATGATTGC ATATGCCAGAGAAGACACACATTATTTGCTGTACATATATGATGTGCTGAGGCAAAAGTTGCTAATGTCAGCTGCTGAATCTGAAAATTCTGATCCTCCTCTAACTGAG GTCTATAAACGGAGTTATGATATATGCAGTCAACTCTATGAAAAGGAGCTTCTGACTGATGACTCGTACCTTCACATTTATGG GTTACAGGATGCTGAGCTCAACACTAGGCAGCTAGCTGTTGTTTCT GGACTCTATGAATGGAGGGATGTTGTTGCTCGTGCTGAAGATGAGAGCACTGGATATGTTTTACCAAATAGGAATCTTCTCGAACTTG CTAAACAGATGCCTGTCACTGCCAGCAAATTACGTCATGTCTTGAGATCCAAGCACCCGTATATTGAACGAAATATTGGTTCTGTTGTTAGCATAATAAAACATGCCATCCGAAATGCTTCTGCATTTGAGGAAGCCGTTGAACAACTTAAAGCGAGGCGATTGGAAATG GTAAATGAAGAAAATTCTTTGGCTGCAGACGATTCTGAATTGTTGcctccaacagctcctgaagTAATAAAAACTAGCGAGGAAGTTGAAATAAAACATAGCTGTTTACGTAATGACAGCGAAGATGCCACCTCAATATCTTCGGTTCAATACGTGAACAAGTCTCATGTCATTGAAAGTTCTAATGCTACAATCAGTAAAACCGAGCTAAAATCTGCTCACTACCCCTACGAGAGAAATGGGAATGAAAGAAGTGAGACAGATGGTCGTGCTGCTTATGTTCCTACAGAAACATCACATGAATCTGGGCATCCCGAAGCTACATCAACAGATATGAAAATGTCACCAGCC GCTGCAGCAACTGCTCCGATTCTGAAGAAGCCAAGCCGAGCTTTTGGGGCACTGTTTGGCAATTCAGCAAAGCGGAAGCATAATCCTGATAAAATA GAACAACGAGACACTAAGCTGGAGCAAATAAAATCAACAGTGAGTCTCCCATTCCACATATTTTCAGGCAGAGATGAACAATTTCAATCATCTGTTCAGGAATATCCCTCGATAACTGAAGTTCCAGCTAACATGGAAGAAGTCCCAGCACCAGCTACTGTTTCAACCACTGAAGACATTATAAATCTCGGTGTTGATTCAGATACGGAAGAATCCGCGAAAGGGAACTCCAATTCTGCATCCAACCATGACTTGAACCAGCCAGCAAACGGCATAGCAGGTTCTGCATCAGAGATTGATGATCAAGATGAGCCCATGTCACTGTCCGACCTATCCTCAAGCTTCCAGAAGTTCTTTGCATCACAAGAGCAGCCTAAGAGTTCAGAAATGGTGGAAAAATTCCAACCCTCCAAGGACTTTGAACCGTTCAATTATGCAGCTGCTCGAGAGCAGGTAAAATTTGGGGACATTCGCAGGATGCGAACCGAAGAAAGCAAAGATAATACTAGGAATAGGTCTAAAAGAGATGGGAAAAAGAGCTCTGTGACAGTTGAATCACCAAACGGTGAAGAGAAAACAGATGTTCTGCCACAGGGTAGAAGGCGGCTGGCTTTTCCGGCATCCGGAAATCGCAGTGCTACTTTCCGTTAG
- the LOC140892145 gene encoding histone-lysine N-methyltransferase SUVR3, whose amino-acid sequence MEEQHSNKRAHSSGEAFFQCAAVFLPYLTPNELASISSTCNPLYQIAKLVTARRTSDASRTFENFPIPFLNPIVGDSQPYPYFLYTPTQVLQMKPDLRQPWGSDNESQMCQGQTRPDPFLFRVEGGIDCGCEGKGGICDNCPCMECGPSCMCDFGCGNRATQGGISVELKIVKDDRKGWGLRAAELIPEGKFVCEYAGELISTKESRQRQQKYDGLASNGCLTPALLVVKEHLPSGNVSIRINIDATRIGNVARFINHSCDGGNLDPVIVRSSGSLLSRVCFFASREIQENEELSFSYGSSSLEPNGQRCFCDTSSCTGFLPSEHT is encoded by the exons ATGGAGGAACAACACAGCAACAAGAGAGCTCACAGCTCCGGCGAAGCATTTTTCCAGTGCGCCGCCGTGTTCCTCCCGTACCTTACTCCCAACGAACTAGCTTCAATTTCGTCCACCTGTAATCCCTTGTACCAAATCGCGAAGCTAGTGACGGCGAGGAGAACCTCGGATGCTTCCAGAACCTTCGAGAATTTTCCAATCCCTTTCCTCAACCCCATTGTGGGCGATTCGCAACCATACCCTTACTTCCTCTACACCCCAACGCAGGTTCTCCAGATGAAGCCCGACTTACGTCAGCCGTGGGGCTCCGACAATGAATCGCAGATGTGTCAGGGGCAGACCCGTCCCGACCCGTTTCTTTTCCGGGTCGAGGGTGGAATTGACTGCGGATGTGAGGGTAAGGGTGGGATTTGTGATAACTGTCCATGCATGGAGTGTGGCCCAAGTTGTATGTGTGACTTTGGATGTGGGAACAGGGCGACTCAGGGAGGGATTTCCGTTgaattgaagattgtgaaagatGATCGAAAAGGTTGGGGATTGCGTGCTGCTGAGTTGATTCCTGAGGGGAAATTTGTGTGTGAATATGCag GTGAACTTATCTCTACCAAAGAATCTAGACAACGGCAGCAGAAATATGATGGACTTGCATCGAATGGATGCTTGACCCCGGCTCTGTTGGTTGTCAAGGAGCATCTTCCATCTGGGAATGTAAGCATTAGGATCAACATTGATGCAACAAGAATCGGGAATGTTGCACGTTTCATTAATCACTCGTGCGACGGTGGAAATCTTGACCCGGTGATTGTGCGCAGTTCGGGGTCTCTGTTGTCTCGCGTTTGCTTCTTTGCTTCTAGAGAAATTCAGGAGAATGAAGAGCTTTCATTTAGTTATGGAAGTTCTAGTCTTGAGCCAAATGGTCAACGATGTTTTTGTGACACTTCTTCTTGTACTGGATTCCTTCCATCAGAACACACTTGA
- the LOC140892627 gene encoding uncharacterized protein: MSTSSSAAVTQPDPSSESIDPIFHLIRVLPFSVLRPPRLRLKLPSFTLPSSMTVFSLVLLTYFMVVSGIVYDVIVEPPGIGSTQDRFTGAVRPVVFLPGRVNGQYIIEGLSSGFMFVLGGIGIVLLDLALDKNRAKSVKVSYASAGVAFVVISYVMSMLFIRIKIPAYLR, from the coding sequence ATGTCCACTTCAAGCTCCGCCGCTGTGACCCAACCCGACCCATCTTCCGAATCCATTGACCCGATCTTCCATCTCATCCGGGTCCTGCCATTCTCTGTCCTCCGGCCGCCGCGCCTCCGCCTGAAGCTGCCGTCCTTCACTCTCCCTTCCTCCATGACGGTATTCTCCTTAGTCCTCCTCACATACTTCATGGTCGTATCCGGCATCGTCTACGACGTCATTGTCGAGCCACCGGGCATCGGATCCACCCAGGATCGCTTCACTGGGGCGGTTCGACCTGTGGTCTTCCTTCCGGGTCGGGTGAATGGCCAATACATCATCGAGGGTCTCTCGTCGGGGTTCATGTTCGTTCTGGGAGGCATCGGAATCGTGCTGCTGGATCTGGCGCTGGATAAGAACAGGGCGAAGAGTGTGAAGGTGTCTTACGCGTCAGCTGGGGTTGCTTTCGTTGTGATTTCTTATGTTATGAGTATGCTCTTTATTCGCATTAAGATCCCGGCATATCTTCGCTGA
- the LOC140892143 gene encoding probable inactive leucine-rich repeat receptor-like protein kinase At3g03770, translated as MARNSEWRNLVQNAFPVLFLLMISITYTEQLESSQIRALLKVRQLLGFPPFLKSWNKATDFCNSEPSSNLTIVCYEENITQLHIVGETGAPRLPENFSIDSFVSTLARIPGLKVLRLVSLGLWGPFPGEFTNLSSLELLNLTSNFFQGSISPSVSSMTRLQSLILDSNNLTGRMPDGIGSLSSLVVLSVRSNSLNGTLPHSLGNLGDLRVLALSNNKFSGEVPDLSGLTNLQGLDLENNAVGPRFPEVCNNIESIVLRNNKFTFGIPEKVRSYYQLKILIISSNRFVGPFPVSLLSLPHLTYLDIAQNKFTGMLVENLPCSDELSFVNFTANLFTGKLPRCFLSGSRKRVVLYAENCLSTGEQTQNPISLCKNEALAVGILPHHRKRKQASKVILALGISGGVIGAAILAGATFLVARNVLAKSEKEKSPPRLISENVSAVYTSKLLKDARYITQAMKVGALGLPSYRTFSLEELEEGTKNFDTSTSMGEGSHGQMYRGRLRDGSNVAIRCLKLKKSHSMLYLMHHIEMISKLRHHHLVSALGHCFEYYLDDSTVSRVILVFEYVPNGTLRSWISDERVSRKLTWVQRIAAATGVAKGIQFLHTGIMPGVFSNNLKITDVLLDQNLAAKISSYNLPLLAENTEKDRLQNFLGSKEAKNARAKHQNKLDIYDFGVMLLEIISGKPIYSRNEVEFLKDQFQASIVADDTSRNSIVDPEIRNLCSGESLKTMMELCCRCLIKDPADRPSIEDVLWNLQFASQVQDAWRGDSQSSESSPTSPLKSARLKRSIK; from the exons ATGGCGCGTAATTCAGAATGGAGAAACTTAGTCCAAAATGCCTTCCCAGTTCTGTTTCTCCTGATGATTTCAATCACATACACGGAGCAGCTTGAATCATCCCAAATCCGAGCCCTTCTGAAAGTTCGACAACTTCTTGGTTTCCCACCCTTTTTGAAAAGCTGGAATAAGGCCACAGATTTCTGTAACAGTGAACCATCGTCGAATCTTACCATTGTTTGTTATGAAGAGAACATAACTCAGCTGCATATCGTGGGAGAAACAGGGGCTCCTCGATTACCTGAGAATTTCTCTATCGATTCTTTTGTTAGCACACTTGCTAGGATTCCAGGCTTGAAAGTCCTAAGATTGGTTTCTCTTGGCTTATGGGGACCATTTCCCGGTGAATTCACTAATTTATCGTCCTTGGAATTACTGAACTTAACTTCAAATTTCTTCCAAGGCAGCATATCCCCAAGTGTATCATCAATGACACGGCTTCAAAGTTTAATACTCGATAGCAATAACCTCACTGGTCGGATGCCAGATGGGATAGGTTCGCTTTCATCTTTGGTTGTTTTGAGCGTGAGGAGCAATTCTTTAAATGGAACTTTGCCACATTCATTGGGGAACTTGGGGGACCTCAGAGTTCTTGCATTGTCAAATAACAAATTTTCTGGTGAAGTACCGGATCTTAGTGGGTTGACAAATCTTCAGGGGCTTGACTTGGAAAACAATGCTGTCGGGCCTCGATTTCCTGAGGTTTGCAACAATATCGAGAGCATTGTGCTGAGGAACAACAAGTTCACTTTTGGGATTCCAGAGAAAGTCCGATCTTATTATCAGCTCAAGATCTTGATCATTTCCTCCAACAGATTCGTCGGACCATTTCCAGTATCTTTGCTATCTCTGCCACATCTCACCTATCTTGATATAGCACAGAACAAGTTCACAGGCATGCTTGTTGAAAACCTACCTTGCAGTGACGAACTTAGTTTTGTGAACTTTACAGCTAATCTGTTTACTGGAAAATTGCCCAGATGCTTCTTGTCAGGATCAAGAAAAAGGGTTGTGTTGTACGCCGAAAATTGTTTGTCAACAGGAGAACAAACTCAGAACCCGATTTCTTTATGTAAGAATGAGGCTTTAGCTGTTGGAATTTTACCTCATCACCGAAAGAGAAAGCAAGCTTCCAAAGTTATTCTTGCTTTAGGCATATCTGGTGGAGTTATTGGGGCAGCCATTTTAGCAGGTGCTACCTTTCTTGTCGCAAGAAATGTTCTTGCCAAGAGCGAAAAGGAAAAATCTCCTCCTAGACTTATATCAGAAAATGTATCAGCTGTATACACCTCAAAGTTGCTCAAAGATGCAA GATACATAACTCAAGCCATGAAAGTAGGAGCGCTTGGCCTCCCTTCCTACCGGACGTTTTCACTGGAAGAGCTTGAGGAGGgaactaaaaattttgatacaTCGACTTCCATGGGAGAAGGATCTCACGGTCAG ATGTACAGAGGTCGACTAAGGGATGGCTCCAATGTGGCAATTCGATGCCTGAAATTGAAGAAAAGCCACAGCATGCTGTACTTAATGCATCATATTGAAATGATCTCAAAGTTAAGACATCACCATCTGGTTAGTGCTCTTGGGCACTGCTTTGAGTATTACTTGGATGATTCAACGGTGAGCAGGGTAATTCTTGTCTTTGAATATGTGCCAAACGGGACTCTAAGAAGCTGGATATCAG ACGAGCGAGTTAGCCGAAAGCTTACATGGGTTCAACGAATAGCGGCTGCTACAGGGGTAGCAAAGGGCATCCAGTTCCTTCACACAGGAATTATGCCTGGTGTCTTTTCcaataatctgaaaataacagATGTTTTACTGGATCAGAACCTAGCTGCAAAAATCAGCAGCTACAACCTGCCATTGCTAGCAGAAAACACGGAAAAA GATCGTCTCCAAAATTTCCTTGGATCCAAGGAGGCCAAGAATGCAAG GGCAAAGCATCAAAACAAGTTGGATATTTATGACTTTGGAGTGATGCTACTAGAAATCATCTCAGGGAAGCCCATATATTCCAGAAATGAAGTGGAGTTTCTAAAAGATCAG TTCCAAGCCAGCATAGTAGCGGATGATACATCAAGAAACAGCATCGTTGATCCAGAGATTAGAAACTTATGCTCGGGTGAATCATTGAAAACAATGATGGAGCTATGCTGTAGATGTTTGATAAAGGATCCAGCTGATAGACCTTCCATCGAAGATGTACTATGGAATTTGCAATTTGCTTCTCAGGTTCAGGATGCATGGAGGGGTGATTCCCAAAGCAGTGAGAGCTCTCCAACTTCGCCTCTGAAATCTGCACGATTAAAGCGCAGCATCAAATAA